Proteins from one Deinococcus actinosclerus genomic window:
- a CDS encoding GNAT family N-acetyltransferase translates to MTLRPVNPDDIPAFHAVMMAAGMDPRSSWVRTTPADLERSLLAPGSGGFLAVGAGEVLGCVGYRPDGDRTLTLNKLATVPQARRLGVGRALVREVEHVARMGGYGRVLLAVSQFNLDVLPFYDRLGYTVTDEPYAHAHPDSPAPVVLVKAVRAEESAPDRPIPPPSDKDAP, encoded by the coding sequence GTGACCCTGCGCCCCGTGAACCCGGACGACATCCCCGCCTTCCACGCCGTCATGATGGCCGCCGGGATGGACCCCCGCTCCAGCTGGGTCCGCACCACGCCCGCCGACCTCGAACGGTCCCTGCTGGCCCCCGGCTCGGGCGGCTTCCTGGCCGTGGGCGCAGGAGAGGTCCTGGGCTGCGTCGGCTACCGCCCGGACGGCGACCGCACCCTGACGCTGAACAAACTCGCGACCGTCCCGCAGGCCCGCCGCCTGGGCGTGGGCCGCGCCCTGGTGCGCGAGGTCGAACACGTCGCCCGCATGGGCGGGTACGGGCGCGTGCTGCTGGCAGTCAGCCAGTTCAACCTAGACGTGCTGCCCTTCTACGACCGGCTCGGGTACACCGTCACGGACGAACCCTACGCGCACGCCCACCCGGACAGCCCCGCCCCGGTGGTGCTGGTGAAAGCGGTCCGGGCAGAGGAATCCGCCCCTGACCGCCCGATTCCGCCTCCCTCTGACAAGGACGCCCCATGA
- the argH gene encoding argininosuccinate lyase, translating into MTNTQDKKLWGGRFAEATDGLVELFNASVGFDQRLAEQDIRGSLAHVAMLGQVGILTAEEVAQITDGLTAVLADIRAGSFEWRLDREDVHMNVEAALRDRIGPVAGKLHTARSRNDQVAVDFRLFTKEAALDLADKTRALRAVMLAEAEKHLETEVILPGYTHLQVAQPILLSHWFMAYVAMLERDEGRFRDAAERMDESPLGSSALAGTPWPVDRHATASALGFARPTANSLDGVGSRDFALEFLSACAILSAHLSRLSEELILYSTFEFGFITLPDSHTTGSSIMPQKKNPDVSELARGKAGRVFGNLMGLLTVVKGTPLAYNKDLQEDKEGVFDSYDTLSIVLRLYAEMMPKTVWHADVTRAAAARGYSTATDVADFLARQGVPFREAHEVVGGLVGVASRSGRQLWDLTDGELRAAHPLLNAEVAQSLTVEESVRGRASFGGTAPHRVREAIEDARARLNT; encoded by the coding sequence ATGACGAATACGCAGGACAAGAAACTCTGGGGTGGGCGCTTCGCGGAGGCGACGGACGGGCTGGTCGAGCTGTTCAACGCGTCGGTGGGCTTCGATCAGCGGCTCGCGGAGCAGGACATTCGCGGCTCGCTGGCGCACGTGGCGATGCTGGGGCAGGTCGGCATTCTGACCGCCGAGGAGGTCGCGCAGATCACCGACGGGCTGACTGCCGTGCTGGCCGATATCCGGGCGGGCAGCTTCGAGTGGCGCCTGGACCGCGAGGACGTGCATATGAACGTCGAGGCGGCCCTGCGGGACCGGATCGGTCCGGTGGCCGGGAAGCTGCACACGGCCCGCAGCCGCAACGATCAGGTGGCGGTGGATTTCCGGCTGTTCACGAAGGAAGCCGCGCTGGATCTGGCGGACAAGACCCGCGCCCTGCGCGCGGTGATGCTCGCGGAGGCCGAGAAGCACCTGGAGACCGAGGTGATCCTGCCCGGCTACACGCACCTTCAGGTGGCGCAGCCCATCCTGCTGAGTCACTGGTTCATGGCGTACGTGGCGATGCTGGAGCGCGACGAGGGCCGCTTCCGGGACGCCGCCGAGCGGATGGACGAGTCGCCGCTGGGCTCCTCGGCGCTGGCGGGGACGCCCTGGCCGGTGGACCGGCACGCGACGGCTTCGGCGCTGGGCTTCGCGCGGCCCACCGCGAACAGCCTGGACGGGGTGGGCAGCCGGGACTTCGCGCTGGAGTTCCTGTCGGCCTGCGCGATCCTGTCGGCGCACCTGTCGCGCCTGTCGGAGGAACTGATCCTGTACTCCACCTTCGAGTTCGGCTTCATCACCCTGCCGGATTCCCACACGACGGGATCGTCGATCATGCCGCAGAAGAAGAACCCGGACGTGTCCGAACTCGCGCGCGGCAAGGCGGGGCGCGTGTTCGGGAACCTGATGGGTCTCCTGACGGTCGTGAAGGGCACGCCCCTGGCGTACAACAAGGACCTCCAGGAGGACAAGGAGGGCGTGTTCGACTCCTACGACACCCTCAGCATCGTGCTGCGCCTGTACGCCGAGATGATGCCGAAGACCGTCTGGCACGCCGACGTGACCCGCGCGGCCGCCGCGCGCGGCTACAGCACGGCCACCGACGTCGCGGACTTCCTGGCCCGGCAGGGCGTCCCGTTCCGCGAGGCGCACGAGGTCGTCGGCGGGCTGGTCGGCGTCGCCAGCCGCAGCGGGCGGCAGCTGTGGGACCTCACCGACGGGGAACTGCGCGCCGCGCATCCCCTCCTGAACGCGGAGGTCGCGCAGTCCCTGACGGTCGAGGAGAGCGTCCGGGGCCGCGCCAGCTTCGGCGGGACCGCCCCGCACCGCGTCCGCGAGGCCATCGAGGACGCCAGAGCCCGCCTGAACACCTGA
- a CDS encoding GNAT family N-acetyltransferase: MTLTDMHVKLRQAAPADLPTVLDLLTRCGLHTASVELEAGTYWIAELDGVPGGCIGLEHGQGVSLIRSTAVVPEARSQGLGRALVRSALTHASLRGDRTVFLFSSEAGDYWTRFGFGPSSAAEIAGALPDVPQVKSGLSKGWIDEELVWRLDLPQPEVTQG; this comes from the coding sequence ATGACCCTGACTGACATGCACGTGAAACTTCGTCAGGCCGCCCCGGCGGACCTGCCCACCGTCCTGGACCTCCTGACCCGCTGCGGCCTGCACACCGCGAGTGTGGAGCTGGAGGCCGGCACCTACTGGATCGCGGAGCTGGACGGCGTGCCCGGCGGCTGTATCGGCCTGGAGCACGGCCAGGGCGTGAGCCTGATCCGCTCGACGGCGGTGGTGCCCGAGGCCCGCAGCCAGGGCCTGGGCCGCGCGCTGGTCCGCTCCGCGCTGACGCACGCCAGCCTGCGCGGGGACCGCACGGTGTTCCTGTTCAGCTCGGAGGCCGGGGATTACTGGACGCGCTTCGGCTTCGGGCCGTCGAGCGCGGCCGAGATCGCGGGCGCGCTGCCGGACGTGCCACAGGTGAAAAGCGGCCTGAGCAAGGGCTGGATCGACGAGGAACTCGTGTGGCGGCTGGACCTGCCGCAGCCCGAGGTGACGCAGGGGTGA
- a CDS encoding GNAT family N-acetyltransferase, producing MTDSVHVRMATPEDKDTVTRVFHDAGLDTEAALAGGTTYWVLERGGQPIGAIGLEHGDGASLLRGAAVLPEARGGGLGRRLVMSAVEYAQGRGDRAIYMFSRGGDWSTFGFTQVPLAVVMGELPDAPQVQAYRSRGERPGGTTWMRTLS from the coding sequence ATGACCGATTCCGTGCACGTTCGAATGGCGACCCCCGAAGACAAGGACACCGTGACCCGCGTGTTTCACGACGCGGGGCTGGACACCGAGGCGGCCCTCGCGGGCGGCACCACGTACTGGGTGCTGGAGCGGGGCGGGCAGCCGATCGGCGCGATCGGCCTGGAGCACGGGGACGGCGCGTCCCTGCTGCGCGGCGCGGCGGTGCTGCCCGAGGCGCGCGGTGGGGGGCTGGGCCGGCGGCTGGTCATGAGCGCCGTGGAGTACGCGCAGGGGCGCGGGGACCGCGCGATCTACATGTTCAGCCGGGGCGGCGACTGGAGCACGTTCGGCTTCACGCAGGTGCCGCTGGCGGTCGTGATGGGCGAACTGCCCGACGCGCCGCAGGTGCAGGCCTACCGTTCGCGCGGCGAGCGGCCCGGCGGCACCACCTGGATGCGCACCCTGAGCTGA
- a CDS encoding N-acetyltransferase, whose product MTLSLDSIAVPDIHPDAPLTFRKARLSDIDAIHELIGYWAARGLMLVRSKALLAETIRDFHLVLAEPHEGRPGGLGGVCGLHMLAPDLAEVRGLAIHPNMQGRGLGRQLVAACEAEARAIDLPALFAWTYQQGFFEKCGFTRIEKTNLHPKVWSECQRCAFFENCNEIAMYRELR is encoded by the coding sequence ATGACGCTCTCCCTGGACTCCATCGCGGTGCCGGACATCCACCCGGACGCGCCGCTGACCTTCCGCAAGGCGCGGCTGTCCGACATCGACGCGATTCACGAACTGATCGGGTACTGGGCGGCGCGCGGGCTGATGCTCGTGCGCTCCAAGGCGCTGCTCGCCGAGACGATCCGTGACTTCCATCTGGTGCTGGCCGAGCCGCACGAGGGGCGTCCCGGTGGGCTGGGCGGCGTGTGCGGCCTGCACATGCTCGCGCCGGATCTGGCCGAGGTGCGCGGGCTGGCGATCCACCCGAACATGCAGGGGCGCGGCCTGGGGCGGCAGCTCGTGGCGGCGTGCGAGGCCGAGGCCCGCGCGATCGACCTGCCCGCGCTGTTCGCGTGGACGTACCAGCAGGGGTTCTTCGAGAAGTGCGGTTTCACCCGCATCGAGAAGACGAACCTGCACCCGAAGGTCTGGAGTGAATGCCAGCGCTGCGCGTTCTTCGAGAACTGCAACGAGATCGCCATGTACCGGGAGCTGCGGTGA
- the carA gene encoding glutamine-hydrolyzing carbamoyl-phosphate synthase small subunit, whose product MIRKERAILALEDGTVYRGYAFGHRGETVGEVVFNTSMTGYQEIMTDPSYNGQIVTITYPHVGNYGVAIYDMESNKPYVRGFISREFSGEYSNHRAQQSLEAFMQQYGVVSIQGIDTRALVRRLRTGGVVKGVIAHRSYTHPEDPYGEFTPAEEAVYVGRARDHQDIDGHDMTREVTTALPYAFPTLRHGKRVVLMDFGIKHTIIERLAEVGIEPIVVPAHTTPAQIMALQPHGLFLSNGPGDPAPLEYAHKTAWELMGLLPTFGICLGHQILGLAAGGKTFKMKFGHRGGNQPVKNLLTGNVEITSQNHGYAVDIDSIPNGAFVPTHVNLNDGTLEGMAHSRYPVFSVQYHPEASPGPHDSRYLFDRFIEEIDAFDGGNGTPIVKASAGRLGV is encoded by the coding sequence ATGATCAGGAAAGAACGGGCCATCCTGGCTCTGGAAGACGGCACCGTGTACCGCGGGTACGCGTTCGGGCACCGCGGCGAGACCGTGGGCGAGGTGGTGTTCAACACCTCCATGACCGGATACCAGGAGATCATGACCGATCCCTCGTACAACGGGCAGATCGTGACCATCACGTACCCGCACGTCGGGAACTACGGCGTGGCGATCTACGACATGGAGAGCAACAAGCCCTACGTGCGCGGCTTCATCAGCCGCGAGTTCAGCGGCGAGTACTCCAACCACCGCGCGCAGCAGTCCCTCGAAGCGTTCATGCAGCAGTACGGCGTGGTGTCCATCCAGGGCATCGACACGCGCGCGCTGGTGCGGCGCCTGCGCACGGGCGGCGTGGTCAAGGGCGTCATCGCGCACCGCAGCTACACGCACCCGGAAGATCCGTACGGCGAGTTCACTCCCGCCGAGGAAGCCGTGTACGTGGGGCGCGCCCGTGACCACCAGGACATCGACGGGCACGACATGACCAGGGAGGTCACGACCGCGCTGCCCTACGCGTTCCCCACCCTGCGCCACGGCAAGCGCGTGGTCCTGATGGACTTCGGGATCAAGCACACCATCATCGAGCGGCTGGCCGAGGTCGGTATCGAGCCCATCGTGGTGCCCGCCCACACCACCCCCGCGCAGATCATGGCGCTGCAACCGCACGGGCTGTTCCTGAGTAACGGCCCCGGCGACCCGGCCCCGCTGGAGTACGCCCACAAGACCGCCTGGGAACTCATGGGACTGCTGCCCACCTTCGGCATCTGCCTGGGCCATCAGATCCTGGGCCTCGCGGCGGGCGGGAAGACCTTCAAGATGAAGTTCGGCCACCGGGGCGGCAACCAGCCCGTGAAGAATCTCTTAACGGGCAATGTGGAGATCACCAGCCAGAACCACGGGTACGCGGTGGACATCGACTCGATCCCCAACGGGGCCTTCGTGCCGACCCACGTGAACCTGAACGACGGCACCCTTGAGGGCATGGCGCACAGCCGCTACCCGGTGTTTTCCGTGCAGTACCACCCGGAGGCCAGTCCCGGCCCGCACGACAGCCGCTACCTGTTCGACCGCTTCATCGAGGAGATCGACGCCTTCGATGGGGGGAACGGTACCCCCATCGTGAAGGCCAGCGCGGGACGTCTGGGGGTTTGA
- a CDS encoding DUF11 domain-containing protein — protein sequence MNRSLTLTALIALAAGSAHAAGTAAGTVITNTAEIVFTPEGGTTSTKVPSNDVTTTVLPVPSFTITPNDEGAAGPTFPTQNATLQRTLVPGSTAVFLYTLTNTGNVPNESYALTSLTSGAAGAPAPSDVRYYPKAADSNSDNTLDAAEIAAATPITTIGGVNQDQKKDFFQVYTVPATATNGQQLGADPVGTRLPNSGAGLEPAAPYTQPTDNDNYNTVTVDRKDATLIGPKDDADGNGTPTTPPYASSEGVTITPSASDTQTAQATATTTAVTFTNTVQNTGNRPDVFDITAALTGFPSGATVTLLKPDGTPLTDTDGDSVPDVGSLAPGQTANVLVRVTFPAGGLPSGTPTATVTSTSSNDPTKKDDTRDLVNLPGLSFGNPTPTLGGDPTIPGTPEAGTPGSPTSPIIPPSTCTTASPTIRSTVALEIANLGSAPDTFDVSGTATIKVTTGPDVPAPVRYFIDTNGNKALDSGEPALTDTNGNGTADTGLLAPGAELKLIAAVDVPCAAAAQTITLKQTAKSPTTGVEVKDTNDTILVGKTDVAKPTKTVDKATAKPGDTLTYTIIGKNTSNANVTKAFIKDALPANTSFVSFSATSTATGTILYSTNGTSWSAAAVTTLADGDTVYAGVDTNGNGTIDTGDLLAPGQTITGTFKVTVK from the coding sequence ATGAACAGATCCCTGACCCTCACCGCCCTCATCGCCCTTGCGGCCGGCAGCGCCCACGCCGCCGGCACCGCCGCCGGCACGGTCATCACCAACACCGCCGAGATCGTCTTCACCCCCGAGGGCGGCACCACCTCCACCAAGGTGCCCTCCAACGACGTGACGACCACGGTGCTGCCGGTGCCCAGCTTCACCATCACCCCGAACGACGAGGGCGCCGCCGGGCCGACCTTCCCCACCCAGAACGCCACCCTGCAGCGCACCCTGGTGCCCGGCAGCACCGCCGTGTTCCTATACACCCTGACGAACACCGGCAACGTGCCGAACGAGAGCTACGCCCTGACCAGCCTGACCAGCGGCGCCGCCGGGGCGCCCGCCCCCAGCGACGTGCGCTACTACCCCAAGGCGGCTGACAGCAACAGCGACAACACCCTCGACGCCGCCGAGATCGCCGCGGCCACGCCCATCACCACCATCGGCGGCGTCAACCAGGATCAGAAGAAGGACTTCTTCCAGGTGTACACCGTGCCCGCTACCGCCACCAACGGCCAGCAGCTCGGGGCCGACCCGGTCGGTACGCGCCTGCCCAACAGCGGCGCCGGTCTGGAACCCGCCGCGCCCTACACGCAGCCCACCGACAACGACAACTACAACACCGTCACCGTGGACCGCAAGGACGCCACCCTGATCGGGCCCAAGGACGACGCCGACGGCAACGGCACCCCCACCACGCCCCCCTACGCCAGCTCCGAGGGCGTGACCATCACCCCCAGCGCCAGCGACACCCAGACCGCGCAGGCCACCGCCACCACCACGGCCGTGACCTTCACGAACACCGTGCAGAACACCGGCAACCGGCCCGACGTGTTCGACATCACGGCGGCGCTGACCGGCTTCCCCAGCGGCGCGACCGTCACGCTGCTCAAGCCTGACGGCACCCCCCTGACCGACACCGACGGCGACAGCGTCCCCGACGTGGGCAGCCTCGCCCCGGGTCAGACCGCCAACGTCCTAGTGCGCGTGACCTTCCCGGCCGGCGGCCTGCCCAGCGGCACGCCCACCGCGACCGTGACCAGCACGAGCAGCAACGACCCCACCAAGAAAGACGACACCCGCGACCTCGTGAACCTGCCGGGCCTGTCCTTCGGGAATCCCACCCCCACCCTCGGCGGCGACCCCACGATCCCCGGCACGCCCGAGGCGGGCACGCCCGGCAGCCCCACCAGCCCGATCATTCCGCCCTCGACCTGCACCACGGCCTCCCCGACGATCCGCTCTACGGTGGCCCTGGAGATCGCCAACCTGGGCAGCGCCCCCGACACCTTCGACGTGAGCGGCACGGCGACCATCAAGGTCACCACGGGCCCCGACGTGCCTGCACCCGTCCGGTACTTCATCGACACGAACGGCAACAAGGCCCTGGACAGCGGTGAGCCCGCGCTGACCGACACCAACGGCAACGGCACCGCCGACACCGGCCTGCTGGCCCCCGGCGCGGAGCTGAAACTGATCGCCGCCGTGGACGTGCCCTGCGCCGCCGCCGCGCAGACCATCACCCTCAAGCAGACCGCCAAGTCCCCCACGACCGGCGTGGAGGTCAAGGACACCAACGACACCATCCTGGTCGGCAAGACCGACGTTGCCAAGCCCACCAAGACCGTGGACAAGGCCACCGCCAAACCCGGCGACACGCTGACCTACACCATCATCGGGAAGAACACCAGCAACGCCAACGTCACCAAGGCGTTCATCAAGGACGCCCTGCCGGCCAACACCAGCTTCGTGAGCTTCAGCGCCACGAGCACCGCGACCGGCACCATCCTGTACTCCACCAACGGCACCAGCTGGAGCGCGGCCGCCGTCACCACGCTCGCCGACGGCGACACCGTGTACGCCGGCGTGGACACCAACGGCAACGGCACCATCGACACCGGCGACCTCCTGGCCCCCGGGCAGACCATCACCGGCACCTTCAAGGTCACCGTCAAGTAA
- a CDS encoding DUF11 domain-containing protein, translating to MRTPPLLTFLASLTLALSPLSGAAHAAGTPAGTVIQNQAELEFTPEEGGPPTRLPTPPVTTTVQALCAVSALPNGSVAQPGQSAALLPGEATTFRYVVTNSGNATNTLALTVVPDAASQFTPGDLSVHRDANGNGQIDPDEPALTSLTLDADAGATLLVRASTQAADRGSAYPNLSVRCASNVREQPGEVDEDNVARLTVGDPPALTLDKTFTPAALRPGEVTTVTLTARNAGNGASRAVTITDVLNTPELRDFVFVSGSARLSGSAAPDATIEYSADGQSWQAAEPAAVGGVRARVNTLAPGATLTLTFALRSPEVTGTRRNVAQLRSGDVTVDAPADVTLRYQPLIALGPLGNPQALPGGELSSDDLQRKANALLNTEVCFPHTAQNLGDRPDTLTISGRVQTGEGAVRFTERDGTPIPEPFRTDLAPQATKDFNACYVPRKASASSAAEAFRAVLTATSSRGAADNLTVDVLTTVAPLTLNPVKSGDASGLVEPGQVITYTLNVTNTQSFALTNVEIRDSLRALQILDASGTLIRTDLLEFISADQGGVLDGERVVWRLTRLDPGQAVTLTLKARVPQGTPDGARAVNVFTVSSGELTTPVPSNPVVNGVFRSANLTLVKTSSPAVVAYGQTITYTFTVTNRSATGALDTIRVQDTLPAGLVYVEGSSLLNGTEIVPTVDGRTYTWLIPGLAPGASAVITFDAVVTPEAGTQIRNSAVATAVSNNGETKTPPSSAVNTIDPLIFGRNTADLVGYVFQDVNRNGVYDRAVDVPVLNARVILAGGRLALTDAQGRYHFRNLLEGEVALRLDPNSVAYAPLSVPQDAGRPGSRLLYVRNLTSADFPLAPDAGDIAVVRDTTLRVTSTLPLATPQTLTVRKQVFEQEAGVYLVQLTLSASADLSGVELNDPLPQGATLLDGQPALTFTTLPAGERVLTYRFRWAGDLKGAVTDPAARWRY from the coding sequence GTGCGAACCCCCCCACTCCTCACCTTCCTGGCCAGCCTGACCCTGGCGCTGAGCCCGCTGTCCGGCGCGGCCCACGCCGCCGGCACCCCCGCCGGCACCGTGATCCAGAACCAGGCCGAGCTGGAATTCACGCCCGAGGAGGGTGGTCCCCCCACCCGCCTGCCCACCCCGCCCGTGACGACCACCGTGCAGGCCCTATGTGCGGTGAGCGCGCTGCCCAACGGCAGCGTGGCCCAGCCCGGGCAGAGCGCGGCCCTGCTGCCCGGCGAGGCGACCACCTTCCGGTACGTGGTCACGAACAGCGGCAACGCGACCAACACCCTCGCCCTGACGGTGGTGCCCGACGCCGCCTCGCAGTTCACGCCCGGCGACCTGAGCGTGCACCGGGACGCGAACGGCAACGGCCAGATCGACCCGGACGAACCGGCCCTGACCAGCCTGACCCTGGACGCCGACGCAGGCGCCACGCTGCTCGTGCGCGCGAGCACCCAGGCCGCCGACCGGGGCAGCGCCTACCCGAACCTGAGCGTGCGCTGCGCGAGCAACGTCCGCGAACAGCCGGGCGAGGTGGACGAGGACAACGTCGCGCGCCTGACCGTGGGCGACCCGCCCGCCCTGACGCTGGACAAGACCTTCACGCCCGCCGCGCTGCGCCCCGGCGAGGTCACCACCGTCACCCTGACCGCCCGCAATGCGGGCAACGGCGCCTCACGCGCCGTGACGATCACCGACGTGCTGAACACGCCCGAGCTGCGCGACTTCGTGTTCGTCAGCGGCAGCGCCCGCCTGAGCGGCAGCGCCGCCCCCGACGCCACCATCGAGTACAGCGCCGACGGCCAGAGCTGGCAGGCTGCCGAGCCCGCCGCGGTCGGCGGCGTGCGCGCCCGCGTGAACACCCTCGCCCCCGGCGCCACCCTGACCCTGACCTTCGCCCTGCGCAGCCCCGAGGTCACCGGCACCCGCCGCAACGTCGCGCAGCTGCGCAGCGGGGACGTCACGGTGGACGCCCCCGCCGACGTCACCCTGCGCTACCAGCCGCTGATCGCCCTGGGCCCGCTGGGCAACCCCCAGGCGCTGCCCGGCGGGGAACTGAGCAGCGACGACCTCCAGCGCAAGGCCAACGCGCTGCTGAACACCGAGGTCTGCTTCCCGCACACCGCGCAGAACCTCGGTGACCGCCCGGACACCCTCACGATCAGCGGCCGCGTGCAGACCGGCGAGGGCGCGGTGCGCTTCACCGAGCGGGACGGCACGCCCATCCCCGAGCCCTTCCGCACGGACCTCGCCCCGCAGGCCACGAAGGACTTCAACGCCTGCTACGTGCCCCGCAAGGCCAGCGCCAGCTCCGCCGCCGAGGCCTTCCGCGCCGTCCTGACCGCCACGAGCAGCCGCGGCGCCGCCGACAACCTGACCGTGGACGTGCTGACCACCGTCGCCCCCCTGACCCTGAACCCGGTCAAGAGCGGTGACGCGAGCGGGCTGGTCGAACCCGGCCAGGTCATCACCTACACCCTGAACGTCACGAACACCCAGAGCTTCGCCCTGACGAACGTCGAGATCCGCGACAGCCTGCGCGCCCTGCAGATCCTCGACGCCAGCGGCACCCTGATCCGCACCGACCTGCTGGAGTTCATCAGCGCCGACCAGGGCGGCGTCCTGGACGGCGAGCGCGTCGTGTGGCGCCTGACCCGCCTGGACCCCGGTCAGGCCGTGACCCTGACCCTGAAAGCCCGCGTGCCGCAGGGCACCCCGGACGGCGCGCGCGCCGTGAACGTCTTCACGGTCAGCAGCGGCGAACTGACCACCCCCGTGCCCAGCAACCCGGTCGTGAACGGCGTGTTCCGCAGCGCCAACCTGACCCTGGTCAAGACCAGCAGCCCCGCCGTGGTCGCCTACGGGCAGACCATCACGTACACCTTCACCGTCACGAATCGCAGCGCCACCGGCGCGCTGGACACCATCCGCGTGCAGGACACCCTGCCGGCGGGGCTGGTGTACGTCGAGGGCAGCAGCCTCCTGAACGGCACCGAGATCGTCCCCACCGTGGACGGGCGCACCTACACCTGGCTGATCCCGGGGCTGGCGCCCGGCGCGAGCGCCGTGATCACCTTCGACGCGGTCGTCACCCCCGAGGCGGGCACCCAGATCCGCAACAGCGCCGTCGCGACCGCCGTGAGCAACAACGGCGAGACGAAGACGCCCCCCAGCAGCGCCGTGAACACCATCGACCCGCTCATCTTCGGCCGCAACACCGCCGATCTGGTCGGCTACGTGTTCCAGGACGTGAACCGCAACGGGGTCTACGACCGCGCAGTGGACGTCCCGGTCCTGAACGCCCGCGTGATCCTGGCCGGCGGCCGCCTGGCACTGACCGACGCGCAGGGCCGCTACCACTTCCGGAACCTCCTGGAAGGCGAGGTCGCGCTGAGGCTCGATCCGAACAGCGTCGCCTACGCGCCCCTGAGCGTCCCGCAGGACGCTGGACGGCCGGGCAGCCGCCTGCTCTACGTGCGGAACCTGACCAGCGCGGACTTCCCGCTGGCACCCGACGCCGGTGACATCGCCGTGGTGCGCGACACCACCCTGCGCGTGACGAGCACGCTGCCGCTGGCGACCCCGCAGACCCTGACCGTCCGCAAGCAGGTCTTCGAGCAGGAGGCCGGGGTGTACCTCGTGCAGCTGACCCTGAGTGCCAGCGCCGACCTGAGCGGCGTGGAGCTGAACGACCCCCTGCCGCAGGGCGCGACGCTGCTCGACGGACAGCCCGCCCTGACCTTCACCACCCTCCCCGCCGGCGAGCGCGTCCTGACCTACCGCTTCCGCTGGGCCGGGGATCTCAAGGGCGCCGTGACCGACCCGGCCGCCCGCTGGAGGTACTGA